AATCAAAGTAGGCAAAGCCATTTTATCGGCCATTAGATATTTGATAGCAAACAATAATCTGGAAAATTCTCCACCTGAGGCGACTTTTTTAAGTGGCTGAAGAGCGGTCCCTTTATTGGCCGAAAAAAGTATTTCTATTTGATCAAGCCCATGCGAACTCGGATCGATCGATGTTAAATCCACTTTCAACTTGGCGTTTTCCATCCCAAGTTCTGACAATAGCTTTTCCATTTCCTTTTGGAAAGAAGGAAAAACAGCTGCCCTTTTTTTACTTAAGGCTTTTCCCGCCTCCTTAAGAGTCAAAAGAGATTTTTGAAGGTTGGCATCTGCTTCTGATAAGGTCTCATCTAAATTTTGGGCTTGGAAAACTTTCTCCGCTAGTTCTTTCTCCAAGTCTACCAATTCATCCAAGGAGTCGACTCCGTGTTTTTTCTGTAATTGATAAATCTTACTTAAGCGATCCCTAATCTCATCCAATTTTTCAAAATCAACTTCTACTTCTGCTTCTTCATCACCTAATGTGGCTTCCAAGTCTTTCAGTTCAATCAACAAACTCTGAAAACGCTCCTTTAGCTCAGAAAATTTATGAGCCAAACGCTCCAAAGTTCCCATCCCGTTTTGGACTTGCTCCATTCCCTGCAAAATCCCAACCTGCTCATCATTGAAAAGATGGAGCATTTCATTGATTTTCAACTTGATTTCCTCGGCATTTTCAAGAACCTCTTGTTTGGACTCTAGATCAGGCTGCTCTCCCTTCTGAAGCGTCAAAGCACTTAGTTCCTCCAGTTGAAACTGATTGAAATCAGCTTCCTTTTGGAGCTCGCTTGCTTTTTTCTGAAGCTCCTGAAATGCTGATTGATCTTTTCGGAAGGCTTTAAATGCTTTTTGATAGGATTTTAATTCGGTTCCAGTCTGCGCATAGGCATCAATCAATCGCAATTGATAAGCACCATCACCTAGCTGTAATGTGTCATGTTGTGAATGCACGTCCATCAGCTTTCCACCTAAAAATCGAAGCTTTTCTAAAAGCACAGGCGTATCATTAATAAAGGACCTTGATTTTCCACTTGGGCTAATCTCTCTCCTTACGATACAGTTCTCTTCAAAATCTAGCTCCTCCTGTTCAAAAAAATCTTTCAACCCGTACTCTCCAATATTAAACACCCCCTCTATGATGCACTTTTTATCTTCGTACAACAAAACTTTGGTATCTGCTCGATTTCCTAATAATAGCCCTGCAGCTCCCAGCATGATGGATTTACCAGCACCAGTTTCACCAGTTATCATACTCAAACCCTTACTGGGTTTCATGTGCAACTGGTCAATCAATGCGTAATTCT
Above is a window of Algoriphagus machipongonensis DNA encoding:
- the recN gene encoding DNA repair protein RecN, encoding MLLSLTIQNYALIDQLHMKPSKGLSMITGETGAGKSIMLGAAGLLLGNRADTKVLLYEDKKCIIEGVFNIGEYGLKDFFEQEELDFEENCIVRREISPSGKSRSFINDTPVLLEKLRFLGGKLMDVHSQHDTLQLGDGAYQLRLIDAYAQTGTELKSYQKAFKAFRKDQSAFQELQKKASELQKEADFNQFQLEELSALTLQKGEQPDLESKQEVLENAEEIKLKINEMLHLFNDEQVGILQGMEQVQNGMGTLERLAHKFSELKERFQSLLIELKDLEATLGDEEAEVEVDFEKLDEIRDRLSKIYQLQKKHGVDSLDELVDLEKELAEKVFQAQNLDETLSEADANLQKSLLTLKEAGKALSKKRAAVFPSFQKEMEKLLSELGMENAKLKVDLTSIDPSSHGLDQIEILFSANKGTALQPLKKVASGGEFSRLLFAIKYLMADKMALPTLIFDEIDSGISGEVALQMVRMMKKISEQHQVICITHLPQVAGQGDLHYFVYKDNSSKKTISKIKELNEEERILELAKMIGGASPSNSALESAKELLKR